The nucleotide sequence CGAGCCCACCAACGCTGAACTGCTCGCTGGAGACCAGCGGCTGGTCGCTGGCCTGTCCCTGAGCCTTTCCGAAAAGTTGGAAGCCGTGCGGCAATTCCACGGTCTGTGACAGGTCAGCCTTGAGCACCGAGAAATTCCCGGTCGCCTTGTAGCGCTTGTTGTCAAAATCGAGCGGATCGCTGCCGAGGCCTCGCACGCCATGGATCAGGCCGGCGCCGAACTGCGTGAGTGAACCTTCACCCTGCCACGTCGCATTGTAATTGATCGACAGCGGATAATAGGTCACGGGCGTCGAGGAACTTGCGGCATCAAGCTCCACCGATTGATCGAAGTGCTTATAGTCAACGCCCGCCGAAACGGTGTGAAAAAATCCGTCGAGCCCCGGCAGCGTCGCGATGGCCCGGGTGCCGATGATCTGGCCCGGACCAACCACGTTGATGCCGCCGACTGTCGCGACGCTGCTCTTGGAGTCGACGCCATAGACGAGAATGTTGACCCGGTCTTCGTCGTAAGGGCGCCACAGATAGGAGCCGGACCACACCTCGACCTGATCGCGCGCCTGCGGCGCCATCTGGTAACTGACATTGAGTGAATGGCCGAGCTGCCACAGGTTATCGTAATGGATCGTCGAAACCAGTCGCAGATCCTTGGTGTTCGGGCTGTTCCGATTGTTCAGCTCGACACTGGCATGCAGCGGGAACTTGTCCTCGACATTGAGGTCGATATCGACGGTTCCCGGCGTCGCGCCCGCGCGAAGCGCCGGCGTCACCCGGCGATCCGGCAATTGATTGAGGCGGACGATGTCCTTGCTGATCTCGTTGAAGTTCGGCAGCTTGCCTTCGGCGACCGCCGGCGCGTTGTCCCTGATGTGGTTCAGATCGAAATAGCGCGAGCCGTTGACCCGCACCTGCCCGATCCTCTGCTCTGTCACCTTGAGCACGATGACGCGGCGTTCGGGATCCTGGTCCGGAACCGCGACGCCAACAGTCTGAAACCCTCGGTCATGATAGGCTTTCTCAAGCGCGGCCCGCGCCTTCTCGACGTCGGCTGCACTCCTGTTCGGACCCAGGAACGGATACACCGCCTCCTCGACGTCGATCTGCTTGAGTTTGTCAGCGCCCTGGATTTCGAACTCGTCAATGTCGAACCGCGACGGGCGCGGCTTCGGCGGTGTTGCGGCCGCAGCTGGAGAAGCCTCTAGCTCGCCAGCCGGCTGTGCGAGGGTCGGGGTTGCCCAAAGTGAACACGCTGCGAGTGTGACGACCATTGTCACTCGAGCGCCAAACCCCGATTTTCGCACGGCCGCCCCTGCAGCCGTATCAATCGTGAGTGCCGCCGGTCGATACGATCGACGACAGCCGGTTCCGGACACGAACGACAAAGAACACCTCCCGCCCCAACGCGCCTGAAGCTGCGTTCGGTTCGAACCTTCCGATTCCTAGACGGCGGGAGATGGGGAGTTGCGAAATCGTAAATCACTGTTTGGCGTCGCAGGCACGCCAATGGCCGCGGCGGAATGTCCTGCTCGAATGCTGGGATGTGACGGCGGATCGGGACGATCGCTTCCGCCAGAAAACGACCAGCCGCGAAACTTCGTGTCATGCCAAGAGTCCCGGATGCTGGCGCCTGGGGCCGTTGACACTCGCGGATTTTCGTTTCGGAACTGAACGACCCTCGCCTGGAGGGCGAGGGGTTCGGAGGAAGTCGACCAAGGTCGACTTCTAGAATGCAAACGGCCCCGGTGCAGCGCTCCCGCAACCACTCTCAAGACCGTCGGAGCGCCCGTCGGTGACTGTTGCACCCGAAATTCGGCCCTCTGTCGGCCTCTTCTCTGGCGTCCTGCCCGCAGAACATCATCGCGCTGACGCGCGATTTCGTCGGGCTTTTCCTTCGCCTGAAGGCGAGGGTTTGGGTCCCACAGGGGACAATCAATGATTTCACAAAAATCCGCGATCGGAACCAATGGTCGACTGTCGCCGCCATTGATGTCAGCCGAGCAGAACCAGGCCGCCGGGAAATGTGGTGATTGTCACGCCGAAGGCGTCCCGGATCTGCGCCGTGACATCGTCGAGGCGATCGAGATGGAACGTCGCGTTGACCAACCGTCGGGCGACGTCTGAGTTGATCACGACGATACGTCCCGGCCGATAGCGGTTGACCTCGTCGATCACCTGCCCGAGCGTCTGATTTTTGAAGACCAGAAGACCGGAAATCCAGGATGTCGTGGCATCTGGATCGACAATCGTCACCGGACCCAGCCGATCCGACGAGTAGCCCGCCTGCTGGCCTGGCCCGAGTTGCAGGCGCTCGGCGTGATGGTGAAGGTCGATGTCGCCGGACAGACAGGTCACCGTGACAAATCGGCCATCCCGCCGGACGGCGAAGCCTGCCTCATCGGCGAGAATGCGGCCGTCCCCCGCCGCCACTTCGACCGGCCCCGTGCCCGAGCGGCGACACGTCACGATCGCCTCGCCCG is from Blastochloris viridis and encodes:
- a CDS encoding ShlB/FhaC/HecB family hemolysin secretion/activation protein — its product is MVVTLAACSLWATPTLAQPAGELEASPAAAATPPKPRPSRFDIDEFEIQGADKLKQIDVEEAVYPFLGPNRSAADVEKARAALEKAYHDRGFQTVGVAVPDQDPERRVIVLKVTEQRIGQVRVNGSRYFDLNHIRDNAPAVAEGKLPNFNEISKDIVRLNQLPDRRVTPALRAGATPGTVDIDLNVEDKFPLHASVELNNRNSPNTKDLRLVSTIHYDNLWQLGHSLNVSYQMAPQARDQVEVWSGSYLWRPYDEDRVNILVYGVDSKSSVATVGGINVVGPGQIIGTRAIATLPGLDGFFHTVSAGVDYKHFDQSVELDAASSSTPVTYYPLSINYNATWQGEGSLTQFGAGLIHGVRGLGSDPLDFDNKRYKATGNFSVLKADLSQTVELPHGFQLFGKAQGQASDQPLVSSEQFSVGGLDTVRGYLESETVGDYGAAGTIELRSPDLVALFRDTFKPETPADGPQIQLFNEMRLFAFGDRGVTAIYEPLPEQDDKFDLASYGFGTRFRALDYFNGQVAYAIPLIEQASTKANHARVLFRFWGEF
- a CDS encoding FecR family protein, producing MADIENSIAGLDPLKREAFMWILRLKSGDATLTDAEAFSRWRAGHPDHDAAFREAVRTWRLLGPAAQVVSARAGSTPNRRASRTLSRRTMLIGSLAASVAAVGILSARPPLGIWPSIGELAADFRTSKGERRRITLSSDVVLDLNTQTSLSRGTSTRHFDLVAGEAIVTCRRSGTGPVEVAAGDGRILADEAGFAVRRDGRFVTVTCLSGDIDLHHHAERLQLGPGQQAGYSSDRLGPVTIVDPDATTSWISGLLVFKNQTLGQVIDEVNRYRPGRIVVINSDVARRLVNATFHLDRLDDVTAQIRDAFGVTITTFPGGLVLLG